A part of Bufo bufo chromosome 7, aBufBuf1.1, whole genome shotgun sequence genomic DNA contains:
- the EVX2 gene encoding homeobox even-skipped homolog protein 2 isoform X2 — protein sequence MMERIRKEMILMERGLHSPTTGKRLSNLSDSAGNAMLEALENAHHNARLSPRLTSSSMHGSIGDIPSKGKFEIDTLFSISHPNSESNNNNGSDLPGSDRGKKIHQYSDVASEADMSSDVEVGCSALRSPNSLSGTQLKDKNNNSYSKSGSVASTTSSSASSGLGSLGSCNNPVGSSSSAADQVRRYRTAFTREQIGRLEKEFYRENYVSRPRRCELAAALNLPETTIKVWFQNRRMKDKRQRLAMSWPHPADPSFYTYMMTHAAATGSLPYPFHSHVPLHYYPHVGVTAAAAAAAASGAAAAAASPFATSIRPLDTFRALSHPYSRPELLCSFRHPGLYQSPAGLNSTAAAAAAAAAAAAASVPGSTPCSCLSCHSNQTASALGAASRGSDFSCTAASQRSESSFLPYSAAVLSKTSVTPPDQREDTPLTR from the exons ATGATGGAAAGGATAAGAAAAGAGATGATTCTCATGGAAAGAGGTCTACACAGCCCAACCACAGGCAAGAGGCTTTCCAATCTGTCCGACTCAGCTGGGAATGCAATGTTGGAGGCCTTGGAAAATGCTCATCATAACGCTCGCCTGAGTCCCAGGCTAACTTCTTCCTCTATGCATGGATCTATAGGGGATATACCCAGCAAAGGGAAATTTGAGATAGACACTTTGTTCAGCATCTCTCACCCCAACAGTGAATCTAATAACAACAACGGATCAGACCTCCCTGGATCTGACAGAGGCAAGAAGATACACCAGTATTCAGACGTGGCTTCAGAGGCAGATATGAGCAGTGATGTAGAGGTGGGGTGCTCAGCCCTGCGATCCCCCAACAGCTTGAGTGGTACCCAGCTGAAGGACA AAAACAATAATTCGTACAGCA AAAGTGGATCAGTGGCCAGCACCACCAGTTCTTCCGCCAGTTCTGGATTAGGCAGCCTGGGCAGCTGTAACAACCCCGTGGGGAGCTCCAGCTCTGCCGCTGACCAGGTGCGGAGATACAGGACAGCATTCACCCGGGAACAGATAGGAAGGCTGGAGAAAGAGTTCTACAGGGAGAACTATGTGTCTCGGCCCCGGAGATGTGAGCTGGCGGCTGCCCTCAACCTCCCAGAGACTACTATTAAG GTCTGGTTCCAGAACCGGCGGATGAAGGACAAGAGGCAGCGCCTGGCTATGTCTTGGCCTCACCCTGCGGATCCTAGCTTCTACACCTACATGATGACCCACGCTGCGGCCACAGGAAGCCTTCCTTACCCTTTCCATTCCCATGTGCCTCTGCATTATTATCCCCATGTCGGGGTGACTGCAGCCGCCGCCGCCGCAGCGGCTTCTGGGGCTGCAGCAGCTGCGGCTTCCCCCTTTGCTACGTCTATCCGCCCTCTGGACACTTTCCGTGCCCTCTCTCATCCTTACTCCAGACCAGAACTCCTTTGCAGCTTCAGACATCCGGGTCTCTATCAGTCCCCAGCCGGCCTCAATAGCACCGCTGCTGCTGCGGCCGCCGCTGCCGCAGCCGCAGCGGCTTCAGTCCCCGGATCAACTCCTTGCTCTTGTCTCAGTTGTCACAGTAACCAGACGGCGTCAGCACTGGGCGCAGCCAGCAGGGGCTCGGATTTCAGTTGCACTGCTGCTTCCCAGAGGTCGGAGAGCAGCTTCCTTCCGTATTCTGCAGCAGTGCTCAGCAAAACCTCTGTTACCCCACCGGACCAAAGAGAGGACACCCCTCTGACCAGATAA
- the EVX2 gene encoding homeobox even-skipped homolog protein 2 isoform X1 produces the protein MMERIRKEMILMERGLHSPTTGKRLSNLSDSAGNAMLEALENAHHNARLSPRLTSSSMHGSIGDIPSKGKFEIDTLFSISHPNSESNNNNGSDLPGSDRGKKIHQYSDVASEADMSSDVEVGCSALRSPNSLSGTQLKDSISKGMDLYCRSGSVASTTSSSASSGLGSLGSCNNPVGSSSSAADQVRRYRTAFTREQIGRLEKEFYRENYVSRPRRCELAAALNLPETTIKVWFQNRRMKDKRQRLAMSWPHPADPSFYTYMMTHAAATGSLPYPFHSHVPLHYYPHVGVTAAAAAAAASGAAAAAASPFATSIRPLDTFRALSHPYSRPELLCSFRHPGLYQSPAGLNSTAAAAAAAAAAAAASVPGSTPCSCLSCHSNQTASALGAASRGSDFSCTAASQRSESSFLPYSAAVLSKTSVTPPDQREDTPLTR, from the exons ATGATGGAAAGGATAAGAAAAGAGATGATTCTCATGGAAAGAGGTCTACACAGCCCAACCACAGGCAAGAGGCTTTCCAATCTGTCCGACTCAGCTGGGAATGCAATGTTGGAGGCCTTGGAAAATGCTCATCATAACGCTCGCCTGAGTCCCAGGCTAACTTCTTCCTCTATGCATGGATCTATAGGGGATATACCCAGCAAAGGGAAATTTGAGATAGACACTTTGTTCAGCATCTCTCACCCCAACAGTGAATCTAATAACAACAACGGATCAGACCTCCCTGGATCTGACAGAGGCAAGAAGATACACCAGTATTCAGACGTGGCTTCAGAGGCAGATATGAGCAGTGATGTAGAGGTGGGGTGCTCAGCCCTGCGATCCCCCAACAGCTTGAGTGGTACCCAGCTGAAGGACAGCATCAGCAAAGGTATGGACCTCTACTGCAGAAG TGGATCAGTGGCCAGCACCACCAGTTCTTCCGCCAGTTCTGGATTAGGCAGCCTGGGCAGCTGTAACAACCCCGTGGGGAGCTCCAGCTCTGCCGCTGACCAGGTGCGGAGATACAGGACAGCATTCACCCGGGAACAGATAGGAAGGCTGGAGAAAGAGTTCTACAGGGAGAACTATGTGTCTCGGCCCCGGAGATGTGAGCTGGCGGCTGCCCTCAACCTCCCAGAGACTACTATTAAG GTCTGGTTCCAGAACCGGCGGATGAAGGACAAGAGGCAGCGCCTGGCTATGTCTTGGCCTCACCCTGCGGATCCTAGCTTCTACACCTACATGATGACCCACGCTGCGGCCACAGGAAGCCTTCCTTACCCTTTCCATTCCCATGTGCCTCTGCATTATTATCCCCATGTCGGGGTGACTGCAGCCGCCGCCGCCGCAGCGGCTTCTGGGGCTGCAGCAGCTGCGGCTTCCCCCTTTGCTACGTCTATCCGCCCTCTGGACACTTTCCGTGCCCTCTCTCATCCTTACTCCAGACCAGAACTCCTTTGCAGCTTCAGACATCCGGGTCTCTATCAGTCCCCAGCCGGCCTCAATAGCACCGCTGCTGCTGCGGCCGCCGCTGCCGCAGCCGCAGCGGCTTCAGTCCCCGGATCAACTCCTTGCTCTTGTCTCAGTTGTCACAGTAACCAGACGGCGTCAGCACTGGGCGCAGCCAGCAGGGGCTCGGATTTCAGTTGCACTGCTGCTTCCCAGAGGTCGGAGAGCAGCTTCCTTCCGTATTCTGCAGCAGTGCTCAGCAAAACCTCTGTTACCCCACCGGACCAAAGAGAGGACACCCCTCTGACCAGATAA
- the EVX2 gene encoding homeobox even-skipped homolog protein 2 isoform X3 has product MMERIRKEMILMERGLHSPTTGKRLSNLSDSAGNAMLEALENAHHNARLSPRLTSSSMHGSIGDIPSKGKFEIDTLFSISHPNSESNNNNGSDLPGSDRGKKIHQYSDVASEADMSSDVEVGCSALRSPNSLSGTQLKDMSPCFVESGSVASTTSSSASSGLGSLGSCNNPVGSSSSAADQVRRYRTAFTREQIGRLEKEFYRENYVSRPRRCELAAALNLPETTIKVWFQNRRMKDKRQRLAMSWPHPADPSFYTYMMTHAAATGSLPYPFHSHVPLHYYPHVGVTAAAAAAAASGAAAAAASPFATSIRPLDTFRALSHPYSRPELLCSFRHPGLYQSPAGLNSTAAAAAAAAAAAAASVPGSTPCSCLSCHSNQTASALGAASRGSDFSCTAASQRSESSFLPYSAAVLSKTSVTPPDQREDTPLTR; this is encoded by the exons ATGATGGAAAGGATAAGAAAAGAGATGATTCTCATGGAAAGAGGTCTACACAGCCCAACCACAGGCAAGAGGCTTTCCAATCTGTCCGACTCAGCTGGGAATGCAATGTTGGAGGCCTTGGAAAATGCTCATCATAACGCTCGCCTGAGTCCCAGGCTAACTTCTTCCTCTATGCATGGATCTATAGGGGATATACCCAGCAAAGGGAAATTTGAGATAGACACTTTGTTCAGCATCTCTCACCCCAACAGTGAATCTAATAACAACAACGGATCAGACCTCCCTGGATCTGACAGAGGCAAGAAGATACACCAGTATTCAGACGTGGCTTCAGAGGCAGATATGAGCAGTGATGTAGAGGTGGGGTGCTCAGCCCTGCGATCCCCCAACAGCTTGAGTGGTACCCAGCTGAAGGACA TGTCTCCCTGTTTTGTAGAAAGTGGATCAGTGGCCAGCACCACCAGTTCTTCCGCCAGTTCTGGATTAGGCAGCCTGGGCAGCTGTAACAACCCCGTGGGGAGCTCCAGCTCTGCCGCTGACCAGGTGCGGAGATACAGGACAGCATTCACCCGGGAACAGATAGGAAGGCTGGAGAAAGAGTTCTACAGGGAGAACTATGTGTCTCGGCCCCGGAGATGTGAGCTGGCGGCTGCCCTCAACCTCCCAGAGACTACTATTAAG GTCTGGTTCCAGAACCGGCGGATGAAGGACAAGAGGCAGCGCCTGGCTATGTCTTGGCCTCACCCTGCGGATCCTAGCTTCTACACCTACATGATGACCCACGCTGCGGCCACAGGAAGCCTTCCTTACCCTTTCCATTCCCATGTGCCTCTGCATTATTATCCCCATGTCGGGGTGACTGCAGCCGCCGCCGCCGCAGCGGCTTCTGGGGCTGCAGCAGCTGCGGCTTCCCCCTTTGCTACGTCTATCCGCCCTCTGGACACTTTCCGTGCCCTCTCTCATCCTTACTCCAGACCAGAACTCCTTTGCAGCTTCAGACATCCGGGTCTCTATCAGTCCCCAGCCGGCCTCAATAGCACCGCTGCTGCTGCGGCCGCCGCTGCCGCAGCCGCAGCGGCTTCAGTCCCCGGATCAACTCCTTGCTCTTGTCTCAGTTGTCACAGTAACCAGACGGCGTCAGCACTGGGCGCAGCCAGCAGGGGCTCGGATTTCAGTTGCACTGCTGCTTCCCAGAGGTCGGAGAGCAGCTTCCTTCCGTATTCTGCAGCAGTGCTCAGCAAAACCTCTGTTACCCCACCGGACCAAAGAGAGGACACCCCTCTGACCAGATAA